TGGTGTACGCTCGCCGGTCTACGAACGGTGCGGTACGTTTCCGGCGTTCGTCGATCGGCAGCGAGAAATACTCTTCGTCCGCGTCTTGGCTGCCGGCGAAGAGATGCGTCGACGGATCCAGCAGCACGGTTCGGACGTATCCCAGCGCGGATTTCAGGGTGATACGGATGTCGTCGGTCGGCGCCCAGAGCATGAGCTGCGCGAGCACGCGTAAGAGGCCGCCGTGGTCTTCGGCCATCTTTTCGAAATGCGGAACCGACCAGTCACGCGTCGTGGAATAGCGGAAGAATCCGCCTTCGACGTGGTCGTACATGCCGCCGCGCGACATCTCCCGCAGCGTTCGCGCGACCATCTCGTAGAGTCGATGTTCGCCGGTATAGCGCCATTGCGCGAGCAAGAGTTCGAGCATTTCCGGTTGCGGAAATTTCGGCGCTTCGCCGAAGCCGCCGTACTCGGCGTCGTAGCCTGCGGCGATGTCGTCCACTACGTGCGCGACCATGCTTTGGTTGAGATCTGCGACGGCGCTGGCTTCGTAGCTGCCGCTGCGCGAACGCAGCTCGGCCGCGCGGGCGGCAATATCTTCGCGTTGCTCGCGGTAGAACCGGGCGATTTCCGCGAGCGCGCGATGCATTTGCGGTGGCGCGAGATAGGTGGCACCGGTAATCGTCGTGCCGTCGGCTGCGAGAAATACCGTCGTCGGCCAACCGCCCATGTTGTAACGAGCGTTGATATCGGGGCGCTCGTCGTTGTCGATGCGAACCGGAACGAAATCACGATTGATCGCTGCGATGATCTCCGGATCGGAGTACGACGTTTCGTCCATAACATGGCACCAGTGGCACCACACGGCGGAGATGGAAAGCAAGACCGCTTTCTGCTCGCGTTGCGCGCGGGCGAAAGCCTCTTCGCCCCAGGGCATCCACGCGATTTCGCTAGCGCGATTGGCGCGGGGCGAGAAATGGAAATCAGTCGTCATCGTCGGTAAAACCCCGTAGGAAGGACGTTCCATAAAACACCGCCAGGAGGGCAAAAGCCGCAAAAGTGGGGATGAGAATTGCGGTAGCGCCGGTCGCGGCGATGCCGGCGAACAGGGCGGCTAGGCCCAGGGCTACGATCGCGTAGCGCCGATGGGTCGCCGCCGTCATGCCGTACACGCTCGCGTCGTAATACCCCCCGCCGCTGCGGCTGCGGAACCATGCCGCCGCAGCCAACGCCACGCAGAGGCCGACGCCCAAAAGACTCCAGATCATCACACCCCCCCTCTTCGCGATACGGGTTTACGCTTGCCTTGATTCGGGAAAGAAACCGGGGTTAGATTCCGAATCTCTGCAGGAGCATGAAATGAATAATACCGATCCGGTCATCATCAAGGAAAATAGTGGATCGAGTGCTGCGGCGCTCGGAATTACGGTCGTCGTTGTGGCGGCCATCCTTATCGCACTCTTCGTCTGGCATCCGTGGACGATGACGAGCACGACCAATTCGACCACGACCACCACGCAGCCGGCCGGCGGACAGGCGCAGCCGCAGAGCCAGACGCAGAAAAGCACCACGACAACGAGCGGAAACGGCGGGGGCCAATAATGGGCGGGCTACTCTGGGCGATCATCGTCATACTGTTCATTTTCTGGCTGGTGGGGCTCTCGTTCCACTTACTGGGCGGTTTCATCCACATCGTTTTGGTGATCGCATTGGTATTATTGGTCATCAATCTGATTACCGGGCGCGGCGCGCGCATATAGGACGTCAATAGCTACGATGCGCAAAGACGCGCGAGGGGCACGAGCGAGCTCGCTTAGCGAGCCGCTCGCTGCCTATATTGCGAAGCGCGATTTTGCGAAGACGCCCGAACCCGGGGCGGCACGTGCTATAGCGTCAAAACGGTTGCGGTTCGTGGTACAGATGCATCACGCGTCGCACTTACATTACGACGTGCGCCTCGAAGCCGGCGGCGTTTTGGCCTCTTGGGCGGTGCCGAAAGGGCCGACGCTGGCGCCGGGCGAGCGTCGGCTAGCCATGCACGTGGAAGATCATCCCCTCGCGTATCGCGATTTCGAAGGCACGATCCCCGCCGGACAATATGGCGCGGGTAGCGTCATCGTTTGGGACCGTGGAACGTATACGCTAGCCGAAGGCTCCGACCCGGTGCGCGAAATCGCCGACGGCAAAATCAAAGTGCGTTTCTCCGGTAAGAAACTGCACGGTCTGTTCACGTTCGTTCGCATTAAACCGCGCGAAGGCGAGAACGGCGAACCGTGGCTGCTCATCAAAGATGACGACGACGCGGCCGATCCTGACTACGATCCCGCCGCGCACCCGGAATCGGTCAAGAGCGGCAAGACGCTGGCGGATATCGCGGCCGACCCAAAAGCCAAGACGTGGCAATCGCGAAAGGACGCGGATCCACCGTCGCATGCCGACCCCTTGCCGGACGTGGAATCGCCCATGCTCGCAACCCTGATCGATGCGCCGTTCGATAGCGACGACTGGCTGTTCGAGATCAAGTGGGACGGGTACCGCGCCATCTGCACGATCGATGCGCACGGCAAGCTCTCGTTAACTTCGCGCAAGGGCGGCGACCTGCTTAAAACCTTCCCCGATCTTCGCGCGCTAAGCCAGGCGTTTACCCGTACGCCGATCGTTGTCGATGGTGAAATCGTGAGCCTGGACGCCCGAGGCCGCTCCGATTTCAGCCGCTTGCAGCAGCACGGTATCAAGCCCGCGCAACTCACCTTCGCGGCATTCGATGTGTTGTATGCGAACGGCCGCGACCTGCGCAAATTGCCGCTCGAAGAGCGCAAGCACGTACTCGAGGGTCTGATCCGCGAAGATAGCGTTGTGCTCTACTCCAAACATGTGGTCGGCACCGGTATCGCGCTCTACGAACGCGCCGCACACAATCATCTCGAGGGCATCATTGCCAAGAAGCGTTCGTCTACGTACCGCGAGGGCCGCACGCGCGACTGGTACAAAATCAAAGCGCTCGAAGAGCAAGAATTCGTGATCGGCGGCTGGACCGAGCCGCGGGCCGGACGCCACGGTTTCGGCGCCCTCTTGCTGGGCGTGTACGACGGCAAAGATCTCGAATACGTCGGGCACGTGGGTACCGGATTTACCGCCCGTTCGCTCGCGGACTTGAGCAAACAGCTTCAACAAATCGAACGCAAAACATCCCCGTTTGCGGACGAAGTGCGGGCGAATACGCCCGCGCACTTCGTCAAGCCCGAACTGGTGGCGCAAGTGCGATTCTCCGAGTGGACTCACGAAGGGCACTTGCGGCAACCCGCGTTTCTCGGGCTGCGTCTGGATAAAGACGCCCGCGACGTGCGCAAAGAAGTGGCGAAGGCGAAAACGGCATGAGCGAGCCGCGAGTTTCCGTTCGGGTCGGCTCGCGCACGCTCTCGCTTTCTAATTTGACGAAGGTCCTCTATCCAAGAGATGGGTTCACCAAAGGCGACGTGATCGATTACTACCTGCGCGTCGCGCCCCAGATCGTACCGCATCTGCGCGGCCGTCCGTTGACGTTGCAGCGCTATCCCAATGGGATCGACGAGGAATCGTTTTTTGAAAAACAGGCGCCCAAAGGCACGCCCGATTGGGTGGAACGATTCGACGCATCGTCTTCGGAGAGCGGCAAGAGCATTACGTACATCGTTTGCAACGACGAGCCGACGCTCGTTTTCGTGGCTAACTTGGCAGCGCTGATTCTCCACGTATGGACGTCGCGCATCGGGAGCATCGACGATCCCGACTTTGCTTTTTTCGATCTCGATCCCGGCGAGCGTTGCACCGTCAAAACGCTGGCGCGCGTCGCCGTAGCGTTGCGCGCGACGCTCCAGGATATCGGCTTGCAGTCGCTGGTAAAAACGTCCGGCGGTATGGGCCTGCACGTCGTCGTGCCGTTGCAGGCGGGCTACGGCTATGCCGCGATCAAGGTTTTCGCGGAAGCGATCGCCCATCAGTTGAGCGCGGTATGCGGGCCCGAGGTGACGTTGGAGCGCACGATCAAGAAGCGCGACGATCGAGCCGTCTATCTCGATTACGTCCAAGTCGGCCGCGGCAAAACCTACGTTGCTCCATACTCCTTGCGCGCCCGCGACGGCGCCCCGGTATCGACGCCGCTCGACTGGAGCGAAGTGGAGGCCCTTACACGCAAGCGTACCGACGCGCTCCCCGAGGCTGCGTTCGTTGCCTATCGGATGCGCACGATTTTCAAGCGCCTCGAAAAAGACGGAGACCTCTGGGGGGGAAAGCTCTGGCGCCCTCAGAGGCTCGAGGCGGCGATCGCCCGGGCGCGCCGCTCGTTCGCAGCCCCCGCTTAGCAACTATATCTAGTGGTGGGCGCCGGTGGCTCCCACGAAATATCGGAGGGCGTGCGCTCCGACGCAACCTTGGGTAGAATACGAAGGCTATGGCACATGCAATTTGGTCGGGCGCAATCAATTTCGGCTTGGTGACGATCCCGGTGAAACTCTTCACCGCGATTCAGTCGAACGATCTCTCGTTCAACATGTTACACGCGAAGGATGAAGGGCGCATCAAATACGAACGCACCTGCAGCGTTGACGGTAAGCCGGTTCCATGGGACGAGATCGTCAAGGGCTACGAATACGAAAAAGGCCAGTACGTCGT
The DNA window shown above is from Candidatus Dormiibacterota bacterium and carries:
- a CDS encoding DUF255 domain-containing protein, with the protein product MTTDFHFSPRANRASEIAWMPWGEEAFARAQREQKAVLLSISAVWCHWCHVMDETSYSDPEIIAAINRDFVPVRIDNDERPDINARYNMGGWPTTVFLAADGTTITGATYLAPPQMHRALAEIARFYREQREDIAARAAELRSRSGSYEASAVADLNQSMVAHVVDDIAAGYDAEYGGFGEAPKFPQPEMLELLLAQWRYTGEHRLYEMVARTLREMSRGGMYDHVEGGFFRYSTTRDWSVPHFEKMAEDHGGLLRVLAQLMLWAPTDDIRITLKSALGYVRTVLLDPSTHLFAGSQDADEEYFSLPIDERRKRTAPFVDRRAYT
- a CDS encoding lmo0937 family membrane protein; the protein is MGGLLWAIIVILFIFWLVGLSFHLLGGFIHIVLVIALVLLVINLITGRGARI
- the ligD gene encoding non-homologous end-joining DNA ligase, yielding MRKDARGARASSLSEPLAAYIAKRDFAKTPEPGAARAIASKRLRFVVQMHHASHLHYDVRLEAGGVLASWAVPKGPTLAPGERRLAMHVEDHPLAYRDFEGTIPAGQYGAGSVIVWDRGTYTLAEGSDPVREIADGKIKVRFSGKKLHGLFTFVRIKPREGENGEPWLLIKDDDDAADPDYDPAAHPESVKSGKTLADIAADPKAKTWQSRKDADPPSHADPLPDVESPMLATLIDAPFDSDDWLFEIKWDGYRAICTIDAHGKLSLTSRKGGDLLKTFPDLRALSQAFTRTPIVVDGEIVSLDARGRSDFSRLQQHGIKPAQLTFAAFDVLYANGRDLRKLPLEERKHVLEGLIREDSVVLYSKHVVGTGIALYERAAHNHLEGIIAKKRSSTYREGRTRDWYKIKALEEQEFVIGGWTEPRAGRHGFGALLLGVYDGKDLEYVGHVGTGFTARSLADLSKQLQQIERKTSPFADEVRANTPAHFVKPELVAQVRFSEWTHEGHLRQPAFLGLRLDKDARDVRKEVAKAKTA
- the ligD gene encoding non-homologous end-joining DNA ligase, yielding MSEPRVSVRVGSRTLSLSNLTKVLYPRDGFTKGDVIDYYLRVAPQIVPHLRGRPLTLQRYPNGIDEESFFEKQAPKGTPDWVERFDASSSESGKSITYIVCNDEPTLVFVANLAALILHVWTSRIGSIDDPDFAFFDLDPGERCTVKTLARVAVALRATLQDIGLQSLVKTSGGMGLHVVVPLQAGYGYAAIKVFAEAIAHQLSAVCGPEVTLERTIKKRDDRAVYLDYVQVGRGKTYVAPYSLRARDGAPVSTPLDWSEVEALTRKRTDALPEAAFVAYRMRTIFKRLEKDGDLWGGKLWRPQRLEAAIARARRSFAAPA